A window of Rhodospirillaceae bacterium contains these coding sequences:
- a CDS encoding RluA family pseudouridine synthase — protein sequence MSGVSFADVTSEEADLRLDRWFKRHYPGLSHVQLQKLLRKGDVRVDGKRTKANSRLIAGQKIRIPPLSKEASKPTKNETRKPAAIADSDIAELRERVLFIDEDVIVLDKPPGLAVQGGTGITKSVDAMLGGLMFDKSQRPKLVHRLDKDTSGVLVLARSTSAAAKLTGAFRAKTARKVYWAVVVGAPNPLSGRINLALAKLPGKQGEQMVPDEEKGKRAVTFYRTIEKAGRKASWLSLEPQTGRTHQLRVHMQALGTPILGDGKYGGAEAFLQGPGLSRKMHLHARAIRIPHPGGGEIEVIAPMPKHMEATWTFLGFDEELAADPFYLPDGEEYPNY from the coding sequence ATGAGTGGCGTTTCCTTCGCTGATGTGACAAGTGAGGAAGCCGATCTGAGGCTTGATCGCTGGTTCAAACGTCACTATCCCGGCCTGTCCCATGTTCAGTTGCAAAAATTACTGCGCAAAGGGGATGTCCGCGTAGACGGCAAGCGGACCAAAGCCAACAGTCGCCTGATCGCCGGGCAAAAGATACGCATTCCGCCCTTATCAAAGGAAGCCAGCAAGCCGACAAAGAATGAAACCAGAAAGCCAGCTGCAATAGCAGATAGCGATATTGCGGAATTGCGCGAACGGGTTTTGTTTATTGATGAAGATGTCATCGTCCTGGACAAACCACCGGGACTGGCAGTGCAGGGGGGAACGGGGATAACCAAAAGCGTCGATGCCATGCTCGGCGGTTTGATGTTCGATAAAAGCCAACGCCCAAAACTGGTACACCGGTTGGATAAGGATACGTCTGGCGTTCTGGTCCTCGCCAGGTCAACATCGGCGGCCGCCAAACTGACCGGAGCCTTTCGCGCTAAAACTGCCCGCAAAGTTTATTGGGCGGTCGTCGTTGGCGCGCCAAACCCGCTATCGGGCCGGATAAACCTGGCCTTGGCAAAACTGCCTGGTAAGCAGGGCGAACAGATGGTTCCTGATGAAGAAAAAGGCAAAAGGGCGGTGACGTTTTACCGTACCATCGAGAAGGCCGGGCGAAAGGCGAGCTGGTTGTCACTGGAACCGCAAACCGGTCGCACCCATCAACTTCGTGTCCACATGCAGGCACTGGGAACACCAATTTTAGGCGATGGCAAGTACGGCGGAGCAGAGGCTTTTTTGCAGGGCCCGGGCTTAAGTCGCAAGATGCATTTGCACGCCCGCGCCATCCGTATTCCCCATCCCGGTGGTGGCGAGATTGAGGTTATTGCCCCCATGCCCAAACATATGGAAGCGACATGGACATTTTTGGGCTTTGATGAAGAGTTGGCTGCGGATCCGTTTTATCTACCTGACGGTGAAGAATATCCAAATTACTGA
- a CDS encoding PAS domain S-box protein, translating to MGGREGRRDLVIIAGLSVLALLLAFAFNISDHLAISELVPYFLLWLALCFGGFTYRRWQQELDFGAHDQPGIGSWSWDIVQDKQQWSAEIYEILGVTPGTIIPTYHDFLKLIHPEDRHLYEETVARSLRNNVGYDIDFRICTPTGDVRIIHEKSEVVFEEDKPVTMTGIITDITESKHDEADLRDRFDLLQSLIDAIPIPVYHKDENGFYEGCNKAFEDFSGTAKAQILGKTVHDFMPPDLANAQENMDKALFRQGGFQSYESKVLSVHGPRQDVIYHKALRTNSDGSVGGLIGTILDISDRKRMEIALRDSEERFRNIAESASDWFWETDTQHRFSYLSDRVQDILEVAPETVLGRTRLELVGKDQFDEDPEKWDHHMELLRQHLPFRGLVYVFNASDGNQRQISVSGVPVFDDDGTFCGYRGTGTDISERVRVEDALRESEERHRNFAADVARELRTPLAVLRTHLDNLSDSKEVQSLRVDAENMSRLVAQLLAMTRIETFTTDENLDDVDLGEVCRNVATLIAPLAIKEHRSIEVTGGKVPVLIRGNSASLEQAVRNLVENAIRYSARGTVISLKVNEKKVPSIRVIDRGRGVAIEQREQIFRRFKRSDRRGGGAGLGLSIVKRTVNNHNGKIEIEDTPGGGATFILLFPPNHG from the coding sequence ATGGGCGGCAGGGAAGGCAGACGGGATTTAGTCATTATCGCAGGATTGAGTGTGCTGGCGTTGTTGCTGGCCTTCGCGTTTAATATTTCCGATCATCTCGCGATCTCTGAATTGGTCCCGTATTTCTTGTTGTGGCTGGCCCTGTGCTTTGGTGGGTTTACGTATCGACGGTGGCAGCAGGAACTGGATTTTGGCGCCCATGACCAACCTGGTATTGGTAGCTGGAGTTGGGACATCGTTCAGGATAAGCAGCAGTGGTCAGCAGAAATTTATGAAATCCTTGGTGTCACGCCCGGAACCATCATTCCAACCTATCATGATTTTCTAAAACTCATTCATCCCGAAGACCGCCATCTGTATGAGGAAACCGTTGCCCGAAGTCTTAGAAACAATGTCGGCTATGACATTGATTTTAGAATTTGTACGCCTACCGGTGATGTCCGCATTATCCACGAGAAAAGCGAAGTGGTTTTTGAAGAAGACAAACCGGTGACAATGACCGGGATCATCACTGACATTACGGAAAGCAAGCATGACGAAGCCGATCTCAGAGATCGTTTTGACCTTTTACAATCCCTGATCGACGCCATTCCCATACCCGTTTACCACAAAGACGAAAATGGTTTCTATGAAGGCTGTAACAAGGCTTTCGAGGATTTCAGCGGAACCGCCAAAGCGCAAATACTGGGTAAGACAGTGCATGATTTTATGCCACCTGATTTGGCAAACGCCCAGGAAAATATGGACAAGGCGCTTTTCCGTCAGGGTGGTTTTCAGTCATATGAATCAAAAGTTCTTTCCGTACATGGCCCACGTCAAGACGTCATTTATCACAAGGCCCTGCGTACCAATAGCGATGGAAGTGTTGGGGGGTTAATTGGCACCATCCTGGATATATCTGATCGCAAAAGAATGGAAATCGCACTCAGGGACAGTGAGGAGAGGTTCCGTAATATAGCGGAGTCTGCTTCAGACTGGTTTTGGGAAACCGATACTCAGCACAGGTTTTCTTACCTGTCTGACAGGGTCCAGGATATCCTCGAGGTTGCCCCGGAAACGGTGCTGGGGAGGACCCGCTTGGAACTCGTCGGTAAAGATCAATTCGATGAAGATCCTGAAAAATGGGACCATCATATGGAGCTTTTGCGTCAGCATCTGCCTTTCAGGGGGTTGGTTTATGTCTTTAACGCCAGTGATGGAAACCAACGTCAGATCAGTGTTAGTGGTGTTCCGGTTTTTGACGATGATGGGACTTTTTGTGGTTACCGGGGGACTGGCACCGATATTTCCGAACGTGTACGGGTTGAAGATGCCTTGCGTGAAAGCGAGGAACGTCACCGTAATTTTGCCGCCGACGTGGCTCGTGAATTGCGCACGCCGCTTGCCGTACTCCGAACTCATTTGGATAATTTAAGTGATTCTAAGGAAGTTCAGTCGCTTCGGGTAGACGCCGAAAACATGTCACGCCTGGTCGCTCAGTTACTGGCTATGACGCGAATTGAAACATTCACCACCGATGAAAACCTGGATGACGTTGACCTGGGCGAGGTGTGTAGGAATGTGGCGACGCTTATAGCGCCACTGGCTATCAAAGAGCACAGGTCGATTGAAGTTACCGGTGGCAAGGTGCCCGTTCTGATCAGGGGTAATTCGGCGTCGCTTGAACAGGCGGTTCGCAATCTGGTCGAAAATGCCATTCGATATTCGGCAAGGGGCACGGTCATCTCCTTGAAAGTGAATGAAAAGAAAGTTCCCAGCATAAGGGTTATTGACCGGGGAAGGGGCGTTGCCATCGAGCAGAGAGAACAGATTTTCCGGCGCTTCAAACGATCTGACAGGCGTGGCGGTGGCGCCGGTTTGGGGCTTTCCATCGTCAAGCGAACGGTCAACAACCATAATGGCAAAATCGAAATTGAAGACACCCCGGGTGGCGGCGCAACATTCATCCTTTTATTCCCGCCAAATCACGGCTAG
- a CDS encoding response regulator transcription factor: MRLLLVEDNQRLAETTKEGLEKESFTVDWFDTVGESEAAIETVSYDAIVLDLGLPDGDGMDILKQLRARKSSTPVLILTARDGVEDRVKGLDGGADDYLLKPFAMAELIARIRALLRRPGGALGLTLTAGNVSFDTAAREVRVGDNVISVSRREMGVLEQLMRRYGRVVPKDVLEDKLYGFGEEVTSNSVEVHISRLRKRLSKAHADISVHTLRGVGYLLSEDD, translated from the coding sequence ATGCGCCTGCTGCTGGTCGAAGATAATCAACGTTTGGCCGAAACGACGAAGGAAGGTCTTGAAAAAGAATCCTTTACTGTCGATTGGTTCGATACCGTCGGCGAATCCGAAGCCGCAATTGAGACGGTTTCCTACGATGCCATTGTTCTTGATCTGGGGCTTCCCGATGGCGACGGCATGGATATTCTTAAACAACTCCGGGCCCGAAAATCATCAACGCCGGTTTTGATCCTGACAGCCCGGGACGGGGTTGAAGACAGGGTCAAGGGCCTGGATGGCGGTGCCGATGATTATCTTCTGAAACCCTTTGCCATGGCCGAATTAATCGCCCGTATCCGGGCTCTTCTGCGGCGTCCTGGCGGGGCGTTGGGCTTAACGTTGACCGCAGGAAATGTGTCCTTTGATACGGCGGCGCGCGAAGTGCGTGTCGGTGACAATGTGATTTCCGTCTCCAGGCGTGAAATGGGCGTTCTCGAACAACTGATGCGCCGTTATGGCCGCGTTGTTCCCAAAGACGTTCTGGAAGACAAACTGTATGGTTTCGGCGAGGAAGTGACCTCAAACTCGGTTGAAGTCCATATATCGCGACTGCGTAAACGCCTTTCCAAGGCCCATGCCGACATTTCGGTTCATACCCTGCGCGGTGTTGGCTATTTGCTCTCTGAAGACGATTAA
- the crcB gene encoding fluoride efflux transporter CrcB encodes MLASIAFGGAFGAVFRYLMMSGVGHFLHAGFPYATLVVNVLGSFVLGSLIEVMAISWSPSQEMRSFLVVGVLGAFTTFSTFSLDVVYLIERGQLTSAGGYIALSVILSIVGLFAGMMLFRQFLA; translated from the coding sequence ATGCTGGCTTCAATCGCCTTTGGCGGCGCTTTCGGGGCGGTCTTTCGTTACCTGATGATGAGCGGTGTGGGTCACTTCCTGCACGCGGGTTTCCCGTATGCGACCCTTGTCGTCAATGTGTTGGGGTCATTTGTGCTCGGCTCGTTGATTGAAGTGATGGCTATTAGCTGGTCGCCAAGCCAGGAAATGAGAAGTTTTCTTGTCGTCGGAGTGCTTGGGGCCTTTACCACTTTTTCGACTTTTTCACTGGATGTCGTCTATCTGATCGAACGCGGACAATTAACGTCGGCCGGTGGCTACATCGCCTTGTCGGTCATTCTTTCCATTGTCGGGTTGTTTGCCGGGATGATGCTGTTCAGACAGTTTTTGGCATGA